In Frondihabitans sp. PAMC 28766, a genomic segment contains:
- a CDS encoding serine hydrolase: MLTDDAFARRLRDQLEAGGLSGSFLVRDLDTGEELGIDADETVPIASLVKLPLAIATVGRIARGELDGAALYDVDPGRITTPGPMGISRFRHPARVALDDLVYLTVAVSDGSASDVLFELTPPDMVAAELARIGVAGIAVRHTAHAFVETPLERLDADDAALAYDLAIGADSSPNGHRLPQLDVSVANSGSARALIDLVQALWMPTAIAEPVAARVRELMASNVVRWRLAPDFASDASTWASKTGTLLNLRHEVGVVEHRDGARYAVAALTRSGVAAASQPAAEALMASVARSMRDRLRAR, translated from the coding sequence GTGCTGACCGACGACGCCTTCGCGCGACGACTGCGCGACCAGCTCGAGGCCGGCGGTCTCAGCGGATCGTTCCTGGTGCGGGATCTCGACACGGGAGAGGAGCTCGGCATCGACGCCGACGAGACCGTGCCCATCGCGTCCCTGGTGAAGCTGCCGCTCGCGATCGCGACCGTGGGCCGGATCGCGCGGGGTGAGCTCGACGGCGCGGCTCTCTATGACGTCGACCCCGGCAGGATCACGACACCCGGCCCGATGGGCATCAGTCGCTTTCGCCACCCCGCTCGCGTCGCTCTCGACGATCTCGTTTATCTCACGGTCGCGGTGAGCGACGGCTCCGCCTCGGACGTGCTGTTCGAGCTGACCCCTCCGGACATGGTCGCGGCCGAGCTCGCCCGTATCGGCGTCGCCGGCATCGCGGTGCGTCATACGGCGCACGCGTTCGTCGAGACGCCCCTCGAGCGGCTCGACGCCGACGACGCGGCGCTCGCCTACGATCTGGCGATCGGTGCCGACTCGTCACCGAACGGGCATCGGCTGCCGCAGCTCGACGTGTCGGTCGCCAACAGCGGCTCGGCTCGCGCTCTCATCGACCTGGTGCAGGCCCTGTGGATGCCGACGGCAATCGCCGAGCCGGTGGCCGCCCGGGTGCGCGAGCTGATGGCGAGCAATGTCGTCCGCTGGCGCCTCGCGCCCGATTTCGCCTCGGATGCGTCGACGTGGGCCTCGAAGACGGGCACGCTGCTCAACCTGCGGCATGAGGTGGGCGTGGTCGAGCACCGAGACGGTGCGCGATACGCCGTGGCCGCCCTGACGCGCTCCGGTGTCGCGGCGGCGTCGCAGCCGGCAGCTGAGGCCCTGATGGCCTCGGTGGCCCGTTCGATGCGGGACCGACTCCGCGCGCGATGA
- a CDS encoding LysR family transcriptional regulator, with the protein MDLIGACRAFVSASERGSVTLGAAAIRIPQSVASRRIMSLEEHLGAPLLDRTSRQATLTPFGRSILPSAKRLVDSAEAFEVDAARSKASPLRLAVPEVCTVFDLARLVHAARRDGILLETRALPPADRRQRVSARDGWAALVAVPETEAVWRVPLGVASSVRPDADTVYLDTLRLGRRLASLDSSDAEGALTGRRLWLQPEDATAHVQDRVARLADSLGLAPAQVATGSLMTGAAAVLGSHDLLLCSERQADELDLHWRPIGEIELTRGYDLRAESAADATRLRDLLRDEIGRCLGAAAEC; encoded by the coding sequence GTGGACCTCATCGGAGCATGCCGAGCATTCGTGAGCGCGTCGGAGCGCGGCAGCGTCACGCTCGGCGCCGCCGCTATCCGCATCCCGCAGTCGGTCGCCAGCCGCCGCATCATGTCGCTCGAAGAGCACCTCGGTGCCCCGCTGCTCGACCGCACCTCGCGGCAGGCGACGCTGACCCCGTTCGGCCGCTCGATCCTGCCGTCGGCGAAGCGTCTCGTCGACTCGGCCGAAGCGTTCGAGGTCGACGCCGCCCGCTCGAAGGCGAGCCCGCTTCGCCTCGCCGTACCCGAGGTCTGCACCGTCTTCGACCTCGCCCGGTTGGTGCACGCGGCCCGCCGCGACGGCATCCTGCTCGAGACTCGAGCACTGCCGCCGGCCGATCGACGCCAGCGGGTCTCGGCGCGCGATGGCTGGGCAGCGCTCGTCGCCGTGCCCGAGACGGAGGCCGTCTGGCGGGTGCCGCTGGGCGTGGCGTCCTCGGTGCGCCCCGACGCCGACACGGTCTACCTGGACACGCTCCGGCTGGGACGTCGTCTCGCCTCTCTCGACTCGTCCGACGCTGAGGGGGCTCTCACGGGCCGACGCCTCTGGCTCCAGCCCGAAGACGCCACCGCGCACGTGCAGGATCGCGTGGCACGGCTGGCCGACTCTCTCGGCCTCGCGCCGGCTCAGGTGGCGACCGGGTCGCTCATGACGGGCGCGGCGGCGGTGCTCGGCTCGCACGATCTCCTGCTCTGCTCCGAGCGGCAGGCCGACGAGCTCGACCTGCACTGGCGGCCGATCGGCGAGATCGAGCTGACCCGCGGTTACGACCTCCGCGCCGAGTCCGCCGCCGATGCGACTCGGCTGCGCGACCTGCTGCGCGACGAGATCGGCCGCTGCCTGGGGGCGGCTGCCGAGTGCTGA
- a CDS encoding epoxide hydrolase family protein, translating to MTDASAVQPFDETASDEALDDLRRRLVATRWPDDPADAGWSLGTDVDYLRDLVAYWADGFDWRAQEATLSRLPRFRSTVDGLSIHFVHARAVAGSDRAVPLLLNHGWPDSFWRFTKVIDLLTDPAAHGGDPADAFDVVVPDMPGYGYSETPAGAALDSKAVAALWAALMSRLGYESFVTAGGDIGSGVSRYLALDFPSQVRAVHRTDAGVPAPDQDTSLLTAPERRWLDESAHWTATEGAYNAMHRTKPQTAAFGLTDSPVGLAAWIIEKLRSWSERGLDAYARDEILTLVTMYWLTGTIGSSMRMYNANAAIPAAEQKRFVEVPSGFTVFPGEITHPPREWMERVANTVRVTEAPRGGHFAAFEEPEVYVDELREFFRPFRG from the coding sequence ATGACCGATGCCAGTGCAGTCCAGCCGTTCGACGAGACCGCCTCCGACGAGGCCCTCGACGATCTGAGGCGGCGCCTCGTCGCCACCCGGTGGCCGGACGACCCGGCCGATGCGGGCTGGTCGCTCGGCACCGACGTCGACTACCTGCGCGACCTCGTCGCCTACTGGGCGGATGGGTTCGACTGGCGGGCTCAAGAGGCGACACTGTCTCGGCTGCCACGGTTCCGCAGCACCGTCGACGGGCTGAGCATCCACTTCGTGCATGCCCGAGCGGTGGCCGGCAGCGACCGCGCCGTGCCTCTCCTCCTGAATCACGGCTGGCCTGACTCCTTCTGGCGCTTCACCAAGGTGATCGACCTGCTCACCGACCCGGCGGCGCACGGCGGCGACCCGGCCGACGCGTTCGACGTGGTCGTGCCGGACATGCCGGGCTACGGCTACTCCGAGACGCCGGCCGGCGCGGCCCTCGACTCGAAAGCCGTCGCAGCACTCTGGGCCGCGCTGATGAGCAGGCTGGGCTACGAGTCGTTCGTCACTGCGGGCGGCGACATCGGCAGCGGGGTCAGCCGCTACCTCGCCCTCGACTTCCCTTCGCAGGTGAGGGCGGTGCACCGGACGGACGCCGGGGTGCCGGCCCCCGACCAGGACACCTCGCTTTTGACGGCGCCCGAGCGACGGTGGCTCGACGAGTCCGCTCACTGGACGGCGACTGAGGGTGCGTACAACGCCATGCACCGGACGAAGCCGCAGACGGCCGCCTTCGGGCTGACCGACTCGCCGGTGGGCCTCGCCGCGTGGATCATCGAGAAGCTGCGGTCGTGGAGCGAGCGCGGGCTCGACGCCTACGCGCGCGACGAGATCCTGACGCTGGTGACGATGTACTGGCTGACCGGCACGATCGGCTCGTCGATGCGGATGTACAACGCCAACGCCGCGATTCCGGCCGCCGAGCAGAAGAGGTTCGTCGAAGTACCGTCGGGCTTCACTGTCTTTCCCGGCGAGATCACCCACCCGCCGCGCGAGTGGATGGAGCGCGTCGCCAACACCGTGCGGGTCACGGAAGCGCCTCGAGGCGGGCACTTCGCGGCGTTCGAAGAGCCGGAGGTGTACGTCGACGAGCTGCGGGAGTTCTTCCGGCCCTTCCGGGGCTGA
- a CDS encoding GNAT family N-acetyltransferase, with product MTTSAAHRVREVEAADEAAWAVLYRGYRAFYRLPDDDLAVATTWAWVSGRLHGLRGLVVEADDGSLIALANLRTFARPSSATIGLYLDDLFTAPEARGTGSGGALLERAAAIAAAERLSIVRWITAADNATARRVYDAHATATPWVTYDLQPRA from the coding sequence ATGACGACGAGCGCAGCGCACCGGGTGAGAGAAGTCGAGGCGGCCGACGAGGCAGCGTGGGCGGTGCTGTACCGCGGCTACCGTGCGTTCTACCGACTGCCCGACGACGACCTCGCCGTGGCCACGACCTGGGCCTGGGTGTCGGGCCGGCTGCACGGCCTCCGTGGGCTCGTCGTGGAGGCGGACGACGGCTCGCTGATCGCGCTGGCGAACCTGCGCACGTTCGCGCGGCCGTCGTCGGCCACGATCGGGCTCTACCTCGACGACCTCTTCACGGCCCCCGAGGCCCGCGGCACAGGCTCCGGCGGGGCCCTGCTCGAGCGTGCCGCGGCCATCGCCGCCGCGGAGCGTCTCAGCATCGTGCGCTGGATCACGGCCGCCGACAACGCCACCGCCCGTCGCGTCTACGACGCCCACGCCACGGCGACCCCCTGGGTCACCTACGACCTGCAGCCGCGCGCCTGA
- a CDS encoding NADP-dependent oxidoreductase, whose translation MKAIQFSEYGASDVLRVVDAPEPHAGPDQIRIRVEASGVNGLDWKIRAGDMKDAIPLDLPAGAGFDAAGIVDEIGDGVTDVQVGDAVFGQGSATLAEFAVLDSWAVRPPLLGAEEAAGFPVPVETAIRILRILGLRRGQRLLVSGAAGGVGSALVQIAKDRGLEVIGTASERNQDYLVGLGAIATTYGDGLVSRVRALSPDGVDGAADIAGSGVIPELIELTGAPSQVVSIADFDAPKYGAQITSGSGSMKDALVEAARLSAEGKLSLEVERAFRLKDAAQAQDASASGHVRGRLVVVVAAD comes from the coding sequence ATGAAGGCAATCCAGTTCTCGGAGTACGGCGCGTCCGACGTCTTGAGGGTCGTCGACGCCCCCGAGCCGCACGCCGGGCCCGACCAGATCCGAATCCGCGTCGAGGCGTCGGGAGTGAACGGGCTCGACTGGAAGATCCGCGCCGGCGACATGAAGGACGCGATTCCGCTCGACCTTCCCGCCGGCGCCGGCTTCGACGCCGCGGGCATCGTCGATGAGATCGGCGACGGCGTCACCGACGTCCAGGTCGGCGACGCCGTGTTCGGGCAGGGCTCGGCCACGCTCGCGGAGTTCGCCGTGCTCGACTCGTGGGCCGTGCGCCCGCCGCTGCTGGGCGCGGAGGAGGCCGCAGGCTTCCCCGTCCCGGTCGAGACCGCCATCAGGATCCTGCGGATCCTCGGCCTGCGCCGCGGCCAGCGCCTGCTCGTCAGCGGCGCGGCCGGCGGGGTGGGCTCCGCCCTGGTGCAGATCGCGAAAGACCGCGGCCTCGAGGTGATCGGCACGGCGTCCGAACGCAATCAGGACTATCTCGTCGGGCTCGGCGCGATCGCGACGACGTACGGCGACGGGCTGGTCTCGCGCGTCCGAGCGCTCAGCCCGGACGGCGTGGACGGCGCGGCCGACATCGCCGGGTCGGGCGTCATCCCCGAACTGATCGAGTTGACCGGCGCACCGTCACAGGTCGTCTCGATTGCCGACTTCGACGCCCCGAAGTACGGCGCGCAGATCACCAGCGGCAGCGGCTCGATGAAGGACGCTCTCGTCGAGGCCGCCCGGCTCTCGGCCGAGGGCAAGCTCTCGCTCGAGGTCGAACGCGCCTTCCGCCTGAAGGACGCCGCCCAGGCGCAGGACGCCAGCGCCTCCGGCCATGTACGGGGTCGCCTCGTCGTCGTGGTCGCGGCCGACTGA
- a CDS encoding EamA family transporter, with product MLTVILGLSGALVYGVADFLGGFASRRARALTVTAVAATVGLVPLVAVIPLFGAHFGSRALLWGAVAGASGSVGIILLYSALAIGPMSVLSPITSVFAALLPVAVAVIGGAHLPPLAIGAIVVAFTAIILVASVKDTSGARLTLRGLLLAAVAGCGFGGIVLAYDAAGSQGGIAPLIVARVLQAVVMWIALALLAARAARRGALDADSAATGVRGDSGLRTGAGVGARVAAEIAPLRGVALVVILCGVFDAGANAFIQAALHSGTSATTLPTVSVLNALYPIGTVVLAAIVLRERLTVVQIVGLVLAFAASVTLALT from the coding sequence GTGCTGACCGTCATCCTCGGGCTCTCCGGGGCGCTCGTCTACGGCGTCGCGGACTTCCTCGGCGGGTTCGCGTCGCGCCGCGCGCGTGCTCTCACCGTGACAGCGGTGGCCGCGACGGTGGGCCTCGTGCCGCTGGTCGCCGTCATCCCGCTCTTCGGGGCGCACTTCGGCAGCAGGGCCCTGCTGTGGGGTGCGGTGGCCGGGGCATCCGGATCGGTGGGTATCATCCTGCTGTACTCCGCCCTGGCCATCGGCCCGATGAGCGTGCTCTCGCCCATCACCTCGGTGTTCGCGGCGCTGCTGCCCGTCGCAGTCGCGGTCATCGGCGGAGCGCACCTGCCGCCGCTCGCGATCGGGGCGATCGTGGTCGCGTTCACCGCGATCATCCTGGTGGCGAGCGTCAAAGACACGTCGGGGGCGCGCCTCACCTTGCGCGGCCTCCTGCTGGCGGCGGTTGCAGGATGCGGGTTCGGCGGCATCGTGCTCGCCTACGACGCCGCAGGATCCCAGGGTGGCATCGCTCCCCTGATCGTCGCTCGCGTCCTGCAGGCGGTCGTCATGTGGATCGCGCTGGCGCTGCTCGCCGCGCGGGCCGCTCGGCGCGGGGCACTCGACGCGGACAGTGCCGCCACGGGCGTGCGGGGCGACTCGGGTCTGCGTACCGGCGCGGGCGTGGGCGCGCGCGTCGCCGCGGAGATCGCGCCGCTGCGGGGAGTCGCCCTCGTCGTGATCCTGTGCGGGGTCTTCGACGCGGGAGCGAACGCGTTCATCCAGGCAGCCCTCCACTCGGGCACCTCGGCGACCACGCTGCCCACGGTGAGCGTGCTCAACGCGCTCTACCCGATCGGCACCGTGGTGCTCGCCGCGATCGTGCTGCGTGAGCGCCTCACCGTGGTGCAGATCGTCGGCCTCGTGCTCGCCTTCGCGGCCAGCGTCACGCTTGCGCTGACGTAG
- a CDS encoding glycoside hydrolase family 16 protein: MPLSRPGRDRSDPNSARRDDQPIRRAAVHRRSTFEPTPGHAQPRSRRAFLGILGGAGLVVGGGAFAVFGPFSEGAGAWLTGGPSASPSCRILGPPSSSTPSSSSTPTPSESAVPTETPSPGADAEPTPTETAPVAPAAGAMPVGDVTSSGTRWTQTYSQDFTTDAATGRVLSTYPAMGAYASGKDTSGYGEYAPDQVLSVHDSVLDYHLRTVAGQPLVASVLPDDYRPHQYARVSIRYRATSTLGYKFVGMLWPSSNDWDDGEIDWPEGDLDARARPASQVVGGTNPVTGEHIFEPAYQFFPPADQTQFHVATTEWTKGVVRFFWDGKLLAQVAQGVPTKPMRVTLQAETWLQRGAPPAGADGHVEIDWVVVYEPA, from the coding sequence GTGCCCTTGTCTCGACCTGGTCGCGACCGCTCCGACCCGAACAGCGCTCGTCGTGACGACCAGCCCATCCGACGTGCCGCCGTCCACCGGCGAAGCACGTTCGAGCCGACCCCTGGGCACGCGCAGCCGAGGTCGCGACGTGCCTTCCTCGGCATCCTGGGCGGTGCGGGGCTTGTCGTCGGGGGCGGGGCGTTCGCCGTGTTCGGCCCCTTCTCGGAGGGCGCAGGGGCCTGGCTGACCGGTGGCCCGTCGGCGTCGCCGAGCTGCAGGATCCTGGGCCCCCCGTCGTCCTCCACGCCGTCGTCGTCGTCGACACCGACCCCGAGCGAGAGCGCAGTGCCCACCGAGACGCCGTCCCCCGGCGCCGATGCCGAGCCCACGCCGACCGAGACCGCCCCGGTGGCACCGGCCGCCGGCGCGATGCCCGTCGGCGACGTCACGAGCTCGGGCACGCGCTGGACGCAGACATACTCCCAAGACTTCACGACCGACGCTGCGACCGGCCGGGTGCTCTCGACCTACCCGGCGATGGGGGCCTACGCCTCGGGCAAGGACACCTCCGGCTACGGCGAGTACGCACCAGACCAGGTGTTGAGCGTGCACGATTCGGTGCTCGACTATCACCTGCGGACCGTCGCCGGGCAGCCGCTCGTCGCCTCCGTGCTGCCGGACGACTACCGGCCGCACCAGTACGCGCGGGTGTCGATCCGCTATCGGGCGACCTCGACCCTCGGCTACAAGTTCGTCGGCATGCTGTGGCCGTCGTCGAACGACTGGGACGACGGCGAGATCGACTGGCCCGAAGGCGACCTCGACGCCCGCGCGCGACCTGCGTCGCAGGTCGTCGGCGGCACGAACCCCGTCACGGGCGAGCACATCTTCGAGCCCGCCTACCAGTTCTTTCCTCCGGCCGATCAGACGCAGTTCCACGTCGCCACGACGGAGTGGACCAAGGGCGTCGTGCGCTTCTTCTGGGACGGCAAGCTGCTGGCCCAGGTGGCGCAGGGCGTGCCGACGAAGCCGATGCGCGTGACCCTTCAGGCCGAGACGTGGCTGCAGCGGGGCGCGCCACCCGCGGGCGCCGACGGCCACGTCGAGATCGACTGGGTGGTCGTCTACGAGCCCGCGTAG
- a CDS encoding aldo/keto reductase, translated as MTTKQAVPTVTLNDGKTIPQLGFGVFQIEPENTLEATLAALEVGYRHLDTAEMYGNEKEVGQAVEQSGIPRSEIFVTSKLNNPFHAPEDALEQGKKSAELLGGYTDLFLIHWPIASVIDFVPTWKSLEELYHQGVSRSIGTSNFHAHHLNKLRDQTTITPAVNQIEVHPYLAQEELRAYGREHGIATEAWSPIAQGLVLDDPTIVRIAGAVGKSPAQVTLRWHIQRGDIIFPKSVTRSRIEENFDIFDFELSGEDMTDITTLDKGQRTGPDPDKFDYVPA; from the coding sequence ATGACTACAAAGCAGGCAGTTCCCACCGTCACGCTGAACGACGGCAAGACGATCCCGCAGCTCGGTTTCGGCGTCTTCCAGATCGAGCCCGAGAACACCCTCGAGGCGACCCTCGCCGCTCTCGAGGTCGGCTACCGCCACCTCGACACGGCCGAAATGTACGGCAACGAGAAGGAGGTCGGGCAGGCCGTCGAGCAGTCGGGCATCCCGCGCTCAGAGATCTTCGTGACCTCGAAGCTGAACAACCCCTTCCACGCACCCGAAGACGCGCTCGAGCAGGGCAAGAAGTCGGCCGAGCTGCTCGGCGGCTACACGGATCTCTTCCTGATCCACTGGCCGATCGCCAGCGTCATCGACTTCGTGCCCACCTGGAAGTCGCTCGAAGAGCTCTACCACCAGGGCGTCTCGCGCTCGATCGGCACGTCGAACTTCCACGCGCACCACCTGAACAAGCTGCGCGACCAGACGACCATCACCCCGGCCGTCAACCAGATCGAGGTGCATCCTTATCTGGCGCAGGAGGAGCTGCGCGCCTACGGCCGCGAGCACGGCATCGCCACGGAGGCGTGGTCGCCGATCGCGCAGGGCCTCGTGCTCGACGACCCGACGATCGTCCGCATCGCGGGCGCCGTCGGCAAGTCGCCGGCGCAGGTGACCCTCCGCTGGCACATCCAGCGCGGCGACATCATCTTCCCGAAGTCGGTCACGCGCTCGCGCATCGAAGAGAACTTCGACATCTTCGACTTCGAGCTCTCGGGCGAGGACATGACCGACATCACCACGCTCGACAAGGGGCAGCGCACGGGGCCCGACCCGGACAAGTTCGACTACGTCCCGGCCTGA
- a CDS encoding DedA family protein, with translation MIFDPQSFLTGLGPAVLIGLGVMVFIESGLLFPFLPGDSLLFTAGLLASSGVIHVPVWLVIVVAFVAAALGDQVGYLLGHRFGRRLFKPDAKILRTRYLDEAETFFAKYGGAALILGRFVPVVRTYVPLAAGASDYHYRKFIGWNLTGAALWTIVVSVLGVFLGKIAFVANHIDILSVLIVVVSVLPIVISGLVRIRRTRREARGNPAASPGTAAAADARPADAEVR, from the coding sequence GTGATCTTCGACCCGCAATCTTTCCTGACCGGCCTCGGCCCGGCCGTGCTCATCGGTCTCGGTGTCATGGTCTTCATCGAGTCGGGCCTGCTCTTCCCCTTCCTGCCCGGTGATTCGCTGCTGTTCACCGCGGGGCTCCTCGCGTCGAGCGGCGTCATCCACGTGCCGGTGTGGCTCGTCATCGTCGTCGCGTTCGTCGCGGCTGCCCTCGGCGACCAGGTCGGATACCTCCTCGGGCATCGATTCGGGCGCCGCCTCTTCAAGCCCGACGCCAAGATCCTTCGCACCCGCTATCTCGACGAAGCCGAGACCTTCTTCGCGAAATACGGCGGAGCCGCGCTGATTCTCGGCCGCTTCGTGCCGGTCGTCCGCACGTACGTGCCGCTCGCCGCCGGGGCCAGCGACTACCACTACCGCAAGTTCATCGGCTGGAATCTGACGGGCGCCGCCCTCTGGACGATCGTCGTCTCGGTGCTCGGGGTCTTCCTCGGCAAGATCGCATTCGTGGCGAACCACATCGACATCCTCTCGGTGCTGATCGTCGTCGTGTCGGTGCTACCGATCGTGATCAGCGGCCTGGTCAGGATCCGGCGCACCCGCCGTGAGGCTCGGGGCAACCCGGCTGCCTCACCGGGCACCGCTGCGGCAGCCGACGCTCGCCCGGCCGACGCCGAGGTGCGCTGA
- a CDS encoding glycerate kinase produces MSIDALRILIAPDSFKGTASAREVARALGEGWGTVRPGDTLDEAPMADGGEGTLDAFGTAYPGSARHPVTVTGPDDRPVDASWLALPDGRAVVELASTSGLTLLEGLRPDTAHTRGFGEAIAAALASHPAALVLAIGGSSSTDGGLGLLAALGARVVDGAGSALVASPSRSTRPSRSTSRALPLCRPGASL; encoded by the coding sequence GTGAGCATCGACGCCCTCCGCATCCTGATCGCCCCCGACTCGTTCAAGGGGACGGCCTCGGCCCGCGAAGTCGCCCGCGCCCTCGGCGAGGGCTGGGGCACCGTTCGACCGGGCGACACCCTCGACGAGGCCCCGATGGCCGACGGCGGCGAAGGCACCCTCGACGCATTCGGGACGGCCTACCCGGGCTCGGCCCGACACCCCGTCACCGTGACCGGGCCCGACGACCGCCCGGTCGACGCCTCCTGGCTGGCGTTGCCCGACGGCCGCGCAGTCGTCGAGCTCGCCTCGACGAGCGGGCTGACGCTGCTAGAGGGGCTCCGCCCGGACACCGCCCACACGCGCGGCTTCGGTGAGGCGATCGCGGCCGCGCTGGCGTCGCATCCTGCCGCCCTCGTGCTCGCGATCGGCGGCAGTTCGTCGACCGACGGCGGTCTCGGCCTGCTTGCGGCCCTCGGAGCTCGGGTGGTCGACGGCGCAGGATCCGCGCTGGTCGCGTCCCCCTCGCGCTCGACTCGCCCGTCGCGCTCGACCTCTCGGGCCTTGCCGCTCTGCCGCCCGGGGGCGTCACTGTGA
- a CDS encoding glycerate kinase produces the protein MITDVTAPLLGPSGAAAVFGPQKGVVPSRIAAHEARLARLAALLPSVDADAPGAGAAGGAGFGLMAWGARLVPGSSAVAAALGMTARVSSADLVLTGEGRFDSQTAAGKVPAHLLSLARAHGARALLVAGAIEAPTTGFDGAVSLTELAGSPAAAMASTLPLLREAGARLAREVSVSAGGARLRS, from the coding sequence GTGATCACCGACGTGACGGCGCCGCTGCTCGGCCCGTCGGGGGCCGCCGCGGTGTTCGGGCCGCAGAAGGGTGTCGTGCCCTCTCGAATCGCTGCGCACGAGGCACGGCTCGCGCGGCTGGCGGCGCTCCTGCCGTCAGTCGATGCGGATGCACCCGGCGCCGGTGCCGCCGGCGGGGCAGGCTTCGGGCTCATGGCATGGGGCGCACGCCTCGTGCCGGGGTCGTCGGCGGTCGCCGCGGCCCTCGGAATGACGGCGCGAGTCTCCTCGGCCGACCTCGTGCTCACGGGCGAGGGGCGTTTCGACTCGCAGACTGCGGCCGGCAAAGTGCCCGCCCATCTGCTCTCGCTCGCCCGAGCCCACGGTGCTCGCGCCCTGCTCGTCGCCGGTGCGATCGAGGCTCCGACCACAGGGTTCGACGGGGCCGTCTCGCTGACGGAGCTCGCCGGGAGCCCAGCGGCCGCCATGGCGTCGACGCTGCCGCTGCTGCGCGAGGCCGGTGCGCGGCTGGCGCGCGAGGTATCGGTTTCTGCTGGCGGTGCTCGACTACGGAGTTGA
- a CDS encoding VOC family protein, protein MIGSLDMVVVDCPDPVPLAEFYAEVLGMTVVGRDPGWAELGPARGGRPIIAFQQVAGYRAPEWPGQLVPQQMHFDVKVDDLDAGEAAVLALGAVRAGSETPTFRVYLDPAGHPFCLIRPND, encoded by the coding sequence ATGATCGGATCGCTCGACATGGTTGTCGTGGACTGCCCCGACCCCGTCCCGCTGGCGGAATTCTACGCCGAGGTGCTCGGCATGACCGTGGTCGGGCGCGACCCCGGCTGGGCCGAGCTCGGCCCGGCCCGCGGAGGTCGGCCGATCATCGCATTTCAGCAGGTCGCCGGCTACCGCGCGCCCGAGTGGCCCGGGCAGCTCGTGCCGCAGCAGATGCACTTCGACGTGAAGGTCGACGACCTCGATGCCGGTGAAGCGGCGGTGCTGGCACTGGGAGCCGTGCGGGCAGGAAGCGAGACGCCCACCTTCCGCGTGTACCTAGACCCTGCGGGCCATCCGTTCTGCCTGATCAGGCCGAACGACTGA